One Robbsia sp. KACC 23696 DNA segment encodes these proteins:
- a CDS encoding branched-chain amino acid ABC transporter substrate-binding protein has protein sequence MQGNNKHNRLGGATVAAVAFGATLAFANVAHADDVHIGAASPLTGPQAHYGADFTNGLTLAVEDFNATKPVIGGKPIRIVLDSQDDQADPRTATSVAQRLVDSGIKGMLGHFNSGTTIPASRIYAQAGIPEIAMATAPEYTTQGFKTTFRMMTSDIQQGAVDGEFAVKTLKYKKIAIIDDRTAYGQGLAEQFEKAAKAAGATIVDREFTNDQAVDFRSILTKIKASRPDMIFYGGADAQAAPMVKQMYTLGIKAPLMGGEMVKTPTFLKIGGDAANGTIASLAGVPLSDMPGGAKYIAEYKKRFGSEVQTYSPYAYDGAMAMFTAMKQADSTEPSKYLPFLAKIKMAGVTTPDLQYDAKGDLKNGGITMYKVVNGQWTVLQSVGAK, from the coding sequence ATGCAAGGCAACAATAAGCATAATCGGTTGGGCGGCGCGACGGTCGCGGCAGTGGCGTTCGGCGCGACGTTGGCGTTCGCCAATGTCGCCCACGCGGACGACGTGCATATCGGCGCAGCCAGTCCGTTGACGGGTCCGCAAGCGCATTACGGCGCCGACTTCACCAATGGTCTGACGCTGGCGGTCGAGGACTTCAACGCGACGAAGCCGGTGATCGGCGGCAAGCCGATTCGCATCGTGCTCGATTCGCAGGACGACCAGGCCGACCCGCGCACGGCGACGTCGGTAGCACAGCGTCTGGTGGACAGCGGCATCAAGGGCATGCTCGGCCACTTCAATTCCGGCACGACGATTCCGGCCTCGCGCATCTACGCGCAGGCCGGCATCCCGGAAATCGCGATGGCGACGGCACCGGAATATACGACGCAGGGTTTCAAGACCACGTTCCGGATGATGACGTCCGACATCCAGCAGGGCGCGGTCGATGGCGAGTTCGCCGTCAAGACGTTGAAGTACAAGAAGATCGCGATCATCGATGACCGCACGGCCTATGGCCAAGGTCTGGCCGAGCAGTTCGAAAAGGCGGCGAAGGCTGCCGGCGCGACCATCGTCGACCGTGAATTCACGAACGACCAGGCTGTCGACTTCCGCTCGATCCTGACGAAGATCAAGGCTTCGCGTCCGGACATGATCTTCTACGGCGGCGCCGATGCGCAAGCCGCACCGATGGTCAAGCAGATGTACACGCTGGGCATCAAGGCACCGCTGATGGGCGGTGAAATGGTCAAGACGCCGACCTTCCTGAAGATCGGTGGCGATGCCGCCAACGGTACGATCGCTTCGCTGGCCGGCGTGCCGCTGTCCGATATGCCGGGCGGCGCGAAGTATATCGCCGAGTACAAGAAGCGCTTCGGTTCGGAAGTGCAGACCTATTCGCCGTACGCCTATGACGGCGCCATGGCGATGTTCACGGCCATGAAGCAAGCCGATTCGACCGAGCCGAGCAAGTACCTGCCGTTCCTCGCGAAGATCAAGATGGCGGGCGTCACCACGCCGGACCTCCAGTACGACGCGAAGGGCGACCTGAAGAACGGCGGCATCACGATGTACAAGGTCGTCAACGGCCAATGGACCGTGCTGCAGAGCGTCGGCGCGAAGTAA
- a CDS encoding YigZ family protein yields the protein MPHTLATAVHSDLLIKKSRFLGCVEPMADRQQAQARVAALRAAHPGAAHVCWALLAGGQSAAVDDGEPSGTAGRPMLDVLRHQDLEGVLATVVRYFGGVKLGAGGLVRAYTDAVAQALLGVDKVPLRAMRTVRCVVPYAQEGWMRRQVTLADAVLEEVTHGSLVAFTVRLPDADASAFIATIDEGGQGRVGWLPADADTGTLKVAP from the coding sequence ATGCCCCACACGCTCGCCACTGCCGTCCACAGCGATCTGCTGATCAAGAAAAGCCGCTTTCTCGGCTGCGTCGAACCGATGGCCGATCGCCAGCAGGCGCAGGCGCGTGTTGCGGCATTGCGCGCCGCGCACCCAGGCGCCGCCCATGTCTGCTGGGCGCTGCTGGCGGGCGGCCAGTCCGCTGCCGTCGATGACGGTGAGCCGAGCGGTACCGCCGGCCGGCCGATGCTCGATGTGCTGCGGCATCAAGACCTGGAGGGCGTACTGGCGACGGTCGTGCGCTATTTCGGCGGCGTCAAGCTGGGTGCGGGCGGCCTCGTGCGCGCCTACACCGATGCCGTCGCGCAGGCCTTGCTGGGCGTGGACAAGGTGCCGCTGCGCGCCATGCGCACGGTGCGCTGCGTGGTGCCCTACGCGCAGGAAGGCTGGATGCGACGGCAAGTGACACTGGCCGATGCGGTGCTGGAGGAGGTAACGCACGGCAGCCTTGTCGCTTTCACGGTGCGCCTCCCGGATGCGGACGCGTCGGCCTTCATCGCGACGATCGATGAAGGCGGCCAGGGCCGCGTCGGCTGGCTGCCCGCCGATGCCGACACGGGCACGCTGAAGGTCGCGCCATGA
- a CDS encoding MBL fold metallo-hydrolase: MSASRRYSRVRQTLRWIAAIVLAVIAIAAVAIETGTLGTEGWGIAAHPYRGPVSDHFDGARFHTVPPTPRNTFGDLLQWQTHRTPDRWIDQPALTPNVPPQVDGARLRVTFINHASVLMQHRGLNILADPVYSEHAGPFGRFGPIRHTPPGIPFDALPRIDVIVLSHNHYDHFDMPTLKRLARRWPDAIVVTGLGNGAPLRAVGFRHVHETDWWQSVPLRNDVAVTAVPMRHWSERMPWNVNATLWEGFVFTSPDGPFLFAGDTSAGGQFMQIRQRFGPMRFAALPIGAYEPRWFMKRSHMSAEEAVDAAQALDAESVLGIHFGTFRLTDEGQFDPPRLFAQTVHRRGLPADAFRALQPGGEWDVPAEPPGIAHTVH; encoded by the coding sequence ATGAGCGCCTCGCGTCGCTATAGTCGCGTCCGGCAGACCTTGCGTTGGATCGCCGCGATCGTATTGGCAGTGATCGCCATCGCGGCGGTGGCGATCGAAACCGGCACGCTGGGCACCGAAGGCTGGGGCATCGCCGCGCATCCCTATCGTGGCCCGGTCAGCGATCATTTCGACGGCGCGCGTTTTCACACGGTGCCGCCGACGCCGCGCAACACCTTCGGCGACCTGCTGCAATGGCAGACGCACCGCACGCCCGACCGTTGGATCGACCAGCCCGCGCTGACGCCGAACGTGCCGCCCCAGGTGGACGGCGCGCGGCTGCGCGTGACGTTCATCAATCATGCGAGCGTGCTGATGCAGCATCGCGGCTTGAATATCCTCGCGGACCCGGTTTATAGCGAGCATGCGGGACCATTCGGTCGCTTCGGTCCGATCCGTCACACGCCGCCGGGAATTCCCTTCGACGCACTGCCTCGCATCGACGTCATCGTGCTGTCCCACAATCATTACGACCACTTCGACATGCCGACGCTGAAGCGTCTTGCGCGGCGATGGCCGGACGCCATCGTCGTCACCGGTTTGGGCAATGGCGCCCCCTTGCGCGCGGTGGGCTTCCGTCATGTTCACGAGACCGACTGGTGGCAAAGCGTGCCCCTGCGCAACGATGTCGCCGTCACGGCGGTGCCGATGCGCCACTGGAGCGAGCGCATGCCCTGGAACGTCAACGCGACTTTGTGGGAAGGCTTTGTCTTCACCTCGCCGGACGGTCCCTTTCTATTTGCCGGCGATACCAGTGCGGGCGGGCAGTTCATGCAGATTCGACAGCGCTTCGGGCCAATGCGTTTTGCTGCCTTGCCGATCGGCGCCTACGAGCCGCGTTGGTTCATGAAGCGCAGCCACATGTCGGCGGAGGAAGCCGTCGACGCGGCGCAGGCGCTCGATGCCGAATCCGTTCTCGGCATCCATTTCGGCACGTTCCGTCTGACCGACGAGGGGCAATTCGATCCGCCGCGCCTGTTCGCGCAGACGGTGCACCGACGCGGATTGCCGGCTGACGCCTTCCGCGCGCTGCAACCCGGTGGCGAATGGGATGTGCCCGCCGAACCGCCCGGCATCGCCCATACCGTGCATTGA
- the trpS gene encoding tryptophan--tRNA ligase, translating to MTESTDSLNAAAAAPGTTASASATPAGKPVILTGDRPTGALHLGHFVGSLRSRVAYQQDHKQFIMLADSQALTDNMDDTNKVHRNVIEVALDYLAVGIDPSLSTIFVQSQIPELAELTFYYLNLVTVARLERNPTVKQEIILRGFERDIPAGFLTYPASQAADISAFKAKIVPVGEDQIPMIEQTNEIVRRLNRMAGREVLVECEARVPAIGRLPGVDGKAKMSKSLGNTINLGDSPEQISKQVKNVYTDPLHLKVSDPGHLEGNVAFIYLDAFDTEKAALAEMKAHYQRGGLGDSVVKKRLDVVLQEMLAPIRERREHYAKDRGEVMNMLKRGTAQAREVAAKTMDEVKSVLGLNYF from the coding sequence ATGACCGAGTCCACTGATTCCTTGAACGCCGCGGCAGCCGCTCCCGGTACGACCGCTTCCGCCTCCGCCACGCCGGCGGGGAAACCGGTGATTCTGACCGGCGACCGTCCCACCGGTGCGCTGCACCTGGGCCATTTCGTCGGCAGTCTGCGTAGCCGCGTCGCCTACCAGCAGGACCACAAGCAGTTCATCATGTTGGCGGACTCGCAGGCGCTGACCGACAATATGGATGACACCAACAAGGTGCATCGGAACGTGATCGAGGTGGCGCTGGATTATCTGGCCGTCGGTATCGATCCGTCCTTGTCGACTATCTTCGTGCAATCGCAGATCCCGGAACTCGCGGAACTGACGTTCTACTACCTGAACCTGGTGACGGTCGCGCGGCTGGAACGCAATCCGACGGTCAAGCAGGAGATCATCCTGCGGGGCTTCGAACGCGATATTCCGGCCGGCTTCTTGACCTATCCGGCGAGCCAGGCGGCCGACATCAGCGCCTTCAAGGCGAAGATCGTGCCGGTGGGCGAAGACCAGATCCCGATGATCGAACAGACCAACGAGATCGTGCGCCGCCTGAACCGCATGGCCGGGCGCGAGGTACTGGTCGAGTGCGAGGCGCGCGTGCCCGCCATCGGACGCCTGCCGGGTGTCGATGGCAAGGCGAAGATGAGCAAGTCCCTGGGCAACACGATCAACCTCGGCGATTCGCCGGAGCAGATCAGCAAGCAGGTCAAGAATGTGTACACGGACCCCTTGCACCTGAAGGTGTCGGACCCGGGGCATCTGGAAGGCAATGTGGCCTTCATCTACCTGGACGCCTTCGATACGGAAAAGGCGGCATTGGCGGAAATGAAGGCGCACTACCAGCGCGGCGGCCTGGGCGACAGCGTTGTCAAGAAGCGGCTGGACGTCGTGCTCCAGGAAATGCTCGCCCCCATCCGTGAACGCCGCGAGCACTATGCGAAGGACCGCGGCGAAGTCATGAACATGCTCAAGCGCGGCACCGCGCAGGCGCGTGAAGTAGCGGCGAAGACGATGGACGAAGTGAAGAGCGTTCTGGGTCTGAACTACTTCTGA
- a CDS encoding Na+/H+ antiporter, protein MSSVSAFEVVLLSLVAMVVLQLLARQLRLPPAVALLAGGIGMAFVPGLPAIDLDPDLVLVVILPPLLMYGGYFTVWDDLKRNLGGVMMLAIGAVTFTTLAVGWAAHWLVPGLPWAVCFALGAIVSPPDAVAAKAILERLALPRRLMVLLEGESLLNDAAGLTLFRFALAAALTGGFSLREASLKFGELAIGGVVIGMVCGWLLLRAWRYIKDDYLVMVTSLLVSWGSYIVGEKLGVSGVIAAVSCGLVIGRNQHGVFSAAARLRATSFWQSLVFVFEALVFILIGLSLHGVMLRVAQGTDHDAWYQLALVSGSIVLVVIGSRFVWIFAVEAMKALVDAFRVHVLRRPPASAHASFGAADWRAATVMSWAGMRGVVTIAIALSLPEGLPGRDLILVCSFAVILATVVVQGVTIGVLIRWLLPPRSHQRESRYMSEPQAWAHIHEAQFAAIDPLVHDKGGELIHPRLFEQYQYRANLAKSHSDQEDFPREALEAHYDIVLAAIAAGRHTLLQLHRDGRIHDELMHALEHDLDLQEISARHQRDG, encoded by the coding sequence ATGTCCTCAGTCTCTGCTTTCGAAGTCGTGCTGCTTTCCCTGGTAGCGATGGTCGTGCTCCAACTGCTCGCACGGCAATTGCGCCTGCCGCCCGCGGTGGCCCTGCTCGCCGGCGGTATCGGCATGGCCTTCGTGCCCGGCCTGCCGGCGATCGATCTCGACCCGGATCTGGTCCTGGTCGTGATCCTGCCGCCGTTACTGATGTATGGCGGCTATTTCACCGTCTGGGATGATCTGAAGCGCAATCTCGGCGGCGTGATGATGCTGGCGATCGGCGCCGTCACCTTCACGACGCTCGCGGTGGGCTGGGCCGCGCATTGGCTGGTGCCGGGTCTGCCGTGGGCGGTCTGTTTCGCCCTCGGCGCCATTGTCTCGCCTCCCGACGCGGTGGCTGCCAAAGCGATCCTCGAACGCCTGGCACTGCCGCGGCGCTTGATGGTGCTGCTGGAAGGCGAGAGCCTGCTCAACGACGCCGCGGGCTTGACGCTCTTTCGTTTCGCGCTGGCCGCCGCCTTGACCGGCGGATTCAGCTTGCGCGAGGCGTCGCTGAAATTCGGTGAGCTGGCCATCGGGGGCGTGGTAATCGGCATGGTCTGCGGCTGGCTGCTGCTGCGGGCCTGGCGCTATATCAAGGACGATTATCTGGTCATGGTCACCTCGCTGCTGGTGTCCTGGGGCAGCTATATCGTCGGGGAAAAACTCGGCGTTTCCGGCGTGATCGCCGCCGTGTCGTGTGGCCTGGTGATCGGCCGAAACCAGCATGGCGTCTTTAGCGCGGCCGCCCGGCTGCGCGCGACTTCGTTCTGGCAATCGCTGGTCTTCGTCTTCGAGGCGCTGGTCTTCATTTTGATCGGCCTCTCGCTGCACGGCGTGATGCTGCGGGTGGCGCAGGGCACCGATCACGACGCGTGGTATCAACTGGCCTTAGTGTCCGGCAGCATCGTTCTCGTCGTGATCGGTTCCCGCTTCGTCTGGATCTTTGCTGTCGAGGCGATGAAGGCGCTCGTGGATGCCTTCCGCGTGCATGTGCTACGCCGCCCACCGGCCAGCGCGCACGCCTCGTTTGGCGCCGCCGATTGGCGCGCGGCCACCGTGATGAGCTGGGCCGGCATGCGCGGCGTGGTGACGATCGCGATCGCGCTGTCCCTGCCCGAAGGATTACCGGGACGCGACCTGATCCTGGTCTGTTCCTTCGCGGTAATTCTGGCGACGGTGGTCGTCCAGGGCGTGACGATCGGCGTATTGATCCGCTGGCTGTTGCCGCCGCGATCGCACCAGCGCGAGTCACGCTATATGAGCGAACCGCAGGCATGGGCCCATATTCACGAAGCGCAATTCGCCGCGATCGATCCGCTCGTGCATGACAAGGGCGGAGAACTGATTCATCCCCGCTTGTTCGAGCAGTATCAATATCGGGCGAATCTGGCGAAAAGCCACAGCGATCAGGAAGACTTCCCGCGCGAAGCGCTGGAAGCGCACTACGATATCGTGCTTGCCGCGATCGCCGCCGGGCGACACACGCTGTTGCAGCTGCATCGGGACGGACGCATCCACGATGAGTTGATGCACGCGCTGGAACACGATCTAGATCTGCAGGAGATCAGCGCGCGACACCAACGCGACGGCTGA
- a CDS encoding LysR family transcriptional regulator: MEGLTITRLRYLYEAVRLGGIRAAADHLDVAPSAVSRQLAILERAVRSPLLEKNRRGAKPTEAGALLIEHYRAHLTREEVLVSKLEGIHGLEYGTVAVGAIQGFTEDLMNHALRVFHQRYPKVSITLELGGVSDIQQWLESDHIHLGLTYGPPFDSHAMRFKEIAAADQPVCAIVRRDHPLAQRRSVTIQDLVDYPFALARRGYGTRDIVERIELSGDLGTSLGAPSAAMASSSEPETDPLSASPPSSEARSIASTAPTAPTPLAGAPSVPRLFNVRLETDHLIGLAGFVRAGMGITLLPAFAVGDDLERGTLVAIEIDHPLMRNVQARVISRRGRELPLAAVALQRLLIEQMRAFHPGYSRTATS, translated from the coding sequence ATGGAAGGTTTGACGATCACACGCCTGCGTTATCTGTACGAGGCGGTCCGCTTGGGCGGCATCCGCGCGGCGGCGGACCATCTCGACGTGGCGCCGTCGGCCGTGAGCCGGCAACTGGCTATTCTGGAACGGGCCGTGCGTTCGCCGCTACTGGAAAAGAATCGTCGCGGCGCAAAGCCGACCGAGGCCGGGGCACTGCTGATCGAACACTACCGCGCGCACCTGACGCGGGAAGAAGTGCTCGTATCGAAATTGGAAGGGATCCATGGCCTGGAATATGGCACCGTGGCCGTCGGCGCGATTCAGGGGTTCACCGAAGACCTGATGAATCATGCGCTGCGCGTGTTCCATCAGCGCTATCCCAAGGTATCGATCACCCTCGAACTCGGCGGTGTCAGCGATATCCAGCAATGGCTCGAATCCGATCACATCCATCTGGGCCTGACCTACGGGCCGCCGTTCGACAGCCACGCGATGCGCTTCAAGGAAATCGCCGCCGCCGATCAACCGGTCTGCGCGATCGTGCGGCGCGATCACCCGCTCGCCCAACGTCGCTCGGTGACGATCCAGGATCTGGTCGATTACCCGTTCGCGCTGGCGCGTCGGGGCTATGGCACGCGCGATATCGTCGAGCGCATCGAGTTATCGGGCGATCTGGGGACCTCGTTGGGCGCGCCTTCCGCGGCAATGGCGTCTAGCTCGGAACCCGAGACCGATCCGCTATCGGCGTCCCCGCCCTCGTCGGAGGCGCGGTCGATCGCGTCGACGGCGCCGACGGCGCCGACGCCACTCGCCGGGGCCCCCTCCGTGCCGCGCCTGTTCAATGTGCGGCTGGAGACGGACCATTTGATCGGATTGGCCGGTTTCGTCAGGGCCGGCATGGGCATCACCTTGCTGCCGGCCTTCGCCGTCGGCGACGATCTGGAACGCGGCACGCTCGTCGCCATCGAAATCGATCATCCGCTGATGCGCAATGTGCAAGCCCGCGTGATCAGTCGTCGTGGCCGGGAATTGCCCTTGGCGGCGGTCGCATTGCAACGGCTTCTGATCGAGCAGATGCGCGCGTTCCATCCCGGCTATTCGCGCACGGCGACATCGTGA
- a CDS encoding amidohydrolase family protein: MSTPDRIVFRRATVFDSLTGQLRPDTTIVVEKGIFTHVGGAVDTAGATQVHDLDGRIVLPGLIDAHVHVTATIPDFFKLSMMPQSLITAQSSDILRSMLDRGYTTVRDAGGADSGLAQAVAQGIFAGPRMFIAGQALTQTGGHGDARPAYFQGMNCACCGAVGLLGFIADGVSEVRRAVREQIRNGATQIKVMAGGGISSPNDPLEGTQYSIEELTAIVEEARAARTYVMAHAYSPEAIIRAVRCGVRSIEHGNLLDEEAAKVMAEHGAFLVPTLSTYAAIARNGKALGWSEPMLEKTDRVKSQGIEAVRIAQRAGVKIALGSDLLGDMHSSQYEEFTLRQEAMKPVDILMSATSVNAELMHQQGRLGVIAPGALADLLVVDGDPTADLALFQQPDTLRAVMKDGCFHSNRLAA, from the coding sequence ATGAGCACACCCGACCGTATCGTATTTCGCCGTGCCACCGTTTTCGACAGCCTTACGGGCCAACTGCGTCCGGATACGACGATCGTCGTCGAAAAGGGCATCTTCACGCACGTCGGCGGCGCTGTCGACACGGCGGGCGCGACGCAAGTTCATGACCTAGACGGCCGCATCGTGCTGCCGGGGCTGATCGACGCGCACGTGCACGTGACCGCGACCATTCCGGATTTCTTCAAGCTGTCGATGATGCCGCAGTCGCTGATCACGGCGCAGTCCAGCGACATCCTCCGCAGCATGCTCGACCGCGGCTACACCACCGTGCGCGATGCCGGTGGCGCCGACTCCGGGCTGGCGCAAGCGGTGGCGCAGGGCATCTTCGCCGGTCCGCGGATGTTCATCGCCGGCCAGGCGCTGACGCAGACTGGCGGCCATGGCGATGCGCGGCCCGCCTACTTCCAAGGCATGAATTGCGCCTGTTGCGGCGCGGTGGGTCTGCTCGGCTTTATCGCCGACGGCGTGTCGGAAGTGCGGCGTGCGGTACGCGAGCAGATCCGTAATGGCGCGACGCAGATCAAGGTGATGGCGGGCGGCGGCATCTCGTCACCGAACGATCCCTTGGAAGGCACGCAATATTCGATCGAGGAACTGACGGCGATTGTCGAGGAAGCGCGCGCGGCACGCACCTATGTGATGGCGCACGCCTATTCGCCGGAAGCGATCATTCGCGCCGTGCGTTGCGGCGTGCGGTCGATCGAGCACGGCAATCTGCTCGACGAGGAAGCGGCAAAGGTCATGGCCGAGCACGGCGCCTTCCTGGTCCCGACGCTGTCGACCTATGCCGCCATCGCGCGCAACGGCAAAGCGCTGGGCTGGTCCGAGCCGATGTTGGAGAAGACGGACCGCGTCAAGAGCCAGGGCATCGAGGCGGTGCGCATCGCGCAGCGCGCCGGCGTGAAGATCGCGCTGGGCTCGGATCTGCTCGGCGATATGCACAGCTCGCAGTACGAGGAATTCACGTTGCGCCAGGAAGCGATGAAGCCCGTCGACATTCTGATGAGCGCGACATCGGTCAATGCCGAGCTGATGCATCAGCAAGGCCGACTAGGCGTGATCGCACCGGGCGCCTTGGCGGACCTGCTGGTCGTCGATGGCGATCCCACCGCCGATCTGGCGTTGTTCCAGCAGCCGGATACGTTGCGTGCCGTCATGAAGGACGGCTGTTTCCATTCGAACCGTCTGGCCGCTTGA
- a CDS encoding MFS transporter, with amino-acid sequence MSSISSRIESWPFSGFHKRLLLIGGLGYTFDAMDAAVMAFVLPVLRTQWHLTSLQTGYLGSSTYIGYFFGAMCAGLLGDLIGRKRVMMYALLFYCVASLGSAMTHDWPTFLASRICAGFGSGAESVIIAPYLTEFVAKKYRGSFVGSLAGFFSFGFVAAALLGYFIVPASDDGWRIVMVITALPVVMLLWWRRALPESPRWLESQGRQQEARDTVDGIERELRAAGVAIDVQSAAEAEAAFAASAALAPTKRASFIANFAALWQGKQAKVTAMTWAMWLAITFSYYSFFTWIPGLLIQHGMSITKSFAYSLAMYVAQIPGYFSAAWCNERFGRQTTIASYMVLGGVAALSMTVLQSNAAIMVAGMCLSFFMNGTYAGVYAYTSEVFPTNIRTTGTGVASAVGRIGAIVSPTLVGAIFPVFGFGGVFGVTTVVLIAGAATVLIMGVKTKGLSLEAIAVKELNS; translated from the coding sequence ATGTCGTCGATCTCGTCCAGAATCGAAAGTTGGCCGTTCAGCGGCTTTCACAAGCGCCTGTTGTTGATCGGGGGGCTGGGTTATACGTTCGACGCGATGGATGCGGCGGTCATGGCCTTCGTGTTGCCCGTGTTGCGCACGCAATGGCATTTGACCAGTCTGCAGACGGGCTATCTCGGCAGCTCGACCTATATCGGCTATTTCTTCGGTGCGATGTGCGCCGGCTTGCTGGGTGACCTGATCGGTCGCAAGCGCGTGATGATGTATGCGCTGCTGTTTTACTGCGTCGCGTCGCTGGGCAGCGCGATGACGCATGACTGGCCGACCTTCCTGGCGTCGCGGATCTGCGCGGGCTTCGGCAGCGGTGCCGAGAGCGTCATCATCGCGCCCTATCTGACCGAGTTCGTGGCGAAGAAGTATCGCGGCAGCTTTGTCGGATCGCTGGCGGGCTTCTTCTCGTTCGGCTTCGTCGCGGCGGCGCTGTTGGGGTATTTCATCGTGCCGGCGAGCGACGACGGCTGGCGCATCGTCATGGTCATCACGGCGTTGCCGGTGGTGATGTTGCTGTGGTGGCGTCGTGCCTTGCCCGAATCGCCGCGCTGGCTCGAAAGCCAGGGCCGGCAACAGGAAGCGCGCGACACCGTCGATGGTATCGAACGCGAACTGCGCGCCGCTGGCGTGGCGATCGATGTGCAGAGTGCCGCGGAAGCGGAAGCGGCGTTTGCCGCATCGGCCGCACTGGCACCGACCAAGCGCGCGTCCTTCATCGCCAACTTCGCGGCATTGTGGCAAGGCAAACAGGCCAAGGTCACGGCAATGACGTGGGCAATGTGGCTGGCGATCACATTCAGCTACTACTCGTTCTTCACCTGGATTCCGGGCCTGTTGATTCAACACGGCATGAGCATCACGAAGAGCTTCGCGTATTCGCTGGCGATGTATGTCGCGCAGATCCCCGGATATTTCTCCGCGGCATGGTGCAATGAGCGCTTCGGTCGGCAAACGACGATCGCCTCGTACATGGTGCTGGGCGGTGTGGCTGCGTTGTCGATGACGGTATTGCAGAGCAACGCCGCAATCATGGTGGCAGGCATGTGCCTGTCCTTCTTCATGAACGGGACCTATGCGGGCGTCTATGCCTATACGTCGGAGGTGTTCCCGACGAATATCCGCACGACCGGCACCGGCGTCGCGTCGGCGGTGGGACGTATCGGCGCGATCGTGTCGCCGACGCTGGTGGGTGCGATCTTCCCGGTGTTCGGTTTCGGCGGCGTGTTCGGTGTGACGACGGTCGTGCTGATCGCGGGTGCGGCCACCGTGTTGATCATGGGCGTGAAGACCAAGGGCCTGTCCCTCGAAGCGATTGCTGTAAAGGAGTTGAATTCATGA
- a CDS encoding GAF domain-containing protein encodes MTARQQLSGHIAATAPLLQALAAAHREPDRDSAIHAVFKAADAALQEALGFKLFTILLYDEAVTESIRVYANLAGDYPLGGRKKIVSQRWGDQVVRDGVPFIGNTADDLREVFSDHALIASLGCESVLNMPVRWAGKTVGSLNLLHEANWYKDVDLAAVAVIAQLVAPALMTVPVPKDPATAAA; translated from the coding sequence ATGACGGCACGGCAACAGCTCTCGGGACATATTGCAGCCACCGCGCCATTGCTGCAGGCGCTGGCGGCCGCGCATCGCGAGCCGGATCGGGACTCGGCGATTCACGCGGTATTCAAGGCGGCGGATGCGGCCTTGCAGGAGGCACTGGGTTTCAAGCTGTTCACGATTCTGCTGTACGACGAAGCCGTCACCGAGTCGATCCGCGTGTACGCGAATCTGGCGGGCGACTATCCGCTCGGCGGACGCAAGAAGATCGTCTCGCAACGATGGGGCGATCAGGTCGTTCGGGATGGCGTGCCGTTTATCGGCAATACGGCGGACGATTTGCGCGAGGTGTTTTCAGATCACGCCTTGATCGCATCGCTGGGGTGCGAGAGCGTGTTGAACATGCCGGTGCGTTGGGCAGGAAAGACCGTCGGGTCGCTCAATCTACTGCACGAGGCGAACTGGTACAAAGATGTCGATCTGGCGGCGGTAGCGGTGATCGCACAGCTCGTCGCGCCGGCGTTGATGACGGTCCCGGTGCCGAAGGATCCGGCTACCGCCGCGGCCTGA